Proteins encoded within one genomic window of Brienomyrus brachyistius isolate T26 chromosome 22, BBRACH_0.4, whole genome shotgun sequence:
- the LOC125717500 gene encoding charged multivesicular body protein 6-like has product MGNLFGKKKSATRVTEQDKAVLQLKQQRDKLRQYQKRISQQLEKERLLAKQLLKDGKKEKALLLLKKKRYQEQLLDKTETQISNLERMVQDIEFAQIEMKVLEGLKVGNSCLKKMHEVMSIEEVEKIMDETQDAIEYQRQIDEMLSGSLTQEDEDAVLAELEAITQEDVTLPDVPEEALPKVPEKRGEGGRAKEPKREALAV; this is encoded by the exons ATGGGAAACCTTTTTGGCAAAAAGAAAAGCGCTACTCGTGTCACGGAACAGGACAAAGCAGTTTTG CAACTGAAGCAGCAGAGAGATAAACTGAGGCAGTACCAGAAACGGATCTCGCAGCAGCTGGAGAAGGAAAGGCTTCTAGCCAAACAGCTGCTGAAAGATGGGAAGAAAGA GAAAGCCTTGCTTTTGCTGAAGAAGAAACGCTACCAGGAACAGCTGCTGGACAAGACAGAGACGCAGATAAGCAACCTGGAGCGAATG GTTCAAGACATCGAGTTTGCCCAGATTGAGATGAAAGTCCTCGAGGGGCTGAAGGTCGGCAACAGCTGCCTGAAGAAGATGCACGAG GTGATGTCCATAGAGGAGGTGGAAAAGATAATGGACGAGACTCAAGACGCCATCGAGTATCAGAGG CAAATCGACGAGATGCTGTCAGGCTCGCTGACGCAGGAGGACGAGGACGCCGTACTGGCAGAGCTGGAGGCCATCACACAG GAGGATGTAACCCTTCCGGACGTCCCCGAGGAGGCCTTGCCAAAGGTGCCTGAGAAGAGAGGAG
- the LOC125717498 gene encoding protein tweety homolog 2-like isoform X2 has translation MSTRLNYIAPWWIYWLHNFPHLNLSFQSVDSSFRPQDEDYQQSLIVLTCMAAIGLGFNLLLLAAYLTCVCCCRKDEDDEESKRPSSRCVSWVSVLAGLAICCAVGVGFYGNSEANDGVYQLTHSLYQANHTLDGIDRLVSGTIGSIEGGLKQHLGRLDEIFAVREDYVRTLRFMQQTADSVVVQLRGLPDLGQAKLDLSMIAEHTLYWEYRRWLAYLLVLVFYLVICLAVFLGLAKQSRWLLTTLTVFGVLTLVVSWASLGADAAIAVGTSDFCVSPDKFIVNQTEDFVPADITHYYLYCSPSLLNPFQKLLTIFQRSLTTMQTQTQSLLQSTALHFPTAQRDLLGVQQILNTSESSLHQLTALLDCRSLHKDYLEAVVGLCYDGVEGLLYLCLFSLMSAAAFCILLCSIPRVLKHIASRERDYNDIDDEDPFNPRARRAVARGRSSSQAHVPSFCSYSSRESQSSLHLPPPTATNAPIAEYMNQSMLFGGNPRYENVPLIGSGRSSPPPSYSPSSRSTYLSVTDSQIRHFGTDLPV, from the exons ATGTCTACGCGACTGAATTATATCGCACCGTGGTGGATATATTGGCTTCACAATTTCCCACATCTTAACCTGAGTTTCCAGTCTGTTGACAGCAGCTTCAGACCGCAGGATGAGGACTATCAGCAG tcaCTAATCGTCCTGACCTGCATGGCCGCCATCGGCCTGGGATTCAACCTGCTGCTCCTCGCTGCCTACCTTACCTGCGTGTGCTGCTGCCGGAAGGACGAGGATGACGAGGAGAGTAAGAGGCCCAGCTCCCGATGCGTCAGCTGGGTCTCCGTGCTGGCTGGGCTCGCCATCTG TTGTGCTGTAGGCGTGGGTTTCTATGGAAACAGTGAAGCCAACGATGGGGTGTACCAGCTGACCCATTCTCTCTACCAAGCCAATCACACGTTGGATGGCATCGACCGATTG GTGTCTGGCACAATTGGTAGCATAGAAGGCGGGCTGAAGCAGCACCTGGGCCGCTTGGACGAGATCTTCGCCGTGCGCGAGGACTATGTACGGACGCTGCGCTTCATGCAGCAGACAGCCGACAGCGTCGTCGTGCAGCTAAGGGGACTCCCGGACCTGGGTCAGGCCAAGCTGGACCTGTCCATGATCGCCGAGCACACCTTGTACTGGGAGTATCGCAG GTGGCTCGCTTACTTGTTGGTGCTTGTTTTCTACCTGGTCATCTGCCTGGCAGTCTTCCTGGGCCTGGCCAAACAGTCTCGCTGGCTGCTCACCAC ACTGACGGTGTTCGGAGTGCTGACGCTGGTGGTGAGCTGGGCCTCTCTCGGAGCGGACGCGGCCATCGCCGTG GGAACAAGTGACTTCTGTGTTTCGCCTGACAAGTTCATAGTCAACCAGACCGAGGACTTTGTCCCAGCCG ATATTACTCACTACTACCTGTACTGCAGTCCAAGTCTCCTAAACCCCTTTCAAAAG TTGCTGACCATCTTCCAGAGGTCCCTAACCACCATGCAGACCCAAACCCAGAGCTTGCTGCAGAGTACTGCGCTACACTTCCCTACCGCACAG AGGGACCTGCTTGGGGTCCAGCAGATCCTGAACACATCTGAGTCTAGCCTGCACCAGCTGACCGCCTTGCTAGACTGCCGCAGCCTGCATAAA GACTACCTGGAAGCAGTAGTAGGCTTGTGCTATGATGGCGTGGAGGGTCTGCTCTACCTCTGCCTGTTCTCCCTGATGTCCGCTGCGGCCTTCTGCATCTTATTGTGCTCCATTCCGCGGGTCCTCAAGCACATCGCCAGCAG GGAGCGCGACTACAACGACATCGATGACGAGGACCCGTTCAACCCGCGGGCTCGCCGCGCGGTGGCTCGTGGCCGCAGCTCCAGTCAGGCCCACGTTCCCAGTTTCTGCAGCTACAGCAGCCGGGAGAGCCAAAGCAGCCTACACCTGCCCCCGCCAACCGCCACCAATGCCCCCATCGCTGAATACAT GAACCAGTCCATGTTGTTCGGGGGAAACCCTCGCTACGAGAACGTGCCTCTTATCGGGAGTGGCAGGAGCTCACCGCCGCCTTCA TACTCTCCCAGCTCGAGGTCCACCTATCTGTCCGTGACCGACAGCCAGATCCGGCACTTTGGGACGGACCTCCCAGTATAG
- the LOC125717498 gene encoding protein tweety homolog 2-like isoform X3, with product MKTIARLFKYGFRFQTQVLPGSSVITDSDQAQRFQTWLTGKGRLENEQCLRLLSLIVLTCMAAIGLGFNLLLLAAYLTCVCCCRKDEDDEESKRPSSRCVSWVSVLAGLAICCAVGVGFYGNSEANDGVYQLTHSLYQANHTLDGIDRLVSGTIGSIEGGLKQHLGRLDEIFAVREDYVRTLRFMQQTADSVVVQLRGLPDLGQAKLDLSMIAEHTLYWEYRRLTVFGVLTLVVSWASLGADAAIAVGTSDFCVSPDKFIVNQTEDFVPADITHYYLYCSPSLLNPFQKLLTIFQRSLTTMQTQTQSLLQSTALHFPTAQRDLLGVQQILNTSESSLHQLTALLDCRSLHKDYLEAVVGLCYDGVEGLLYLCLFSLMSAAAFCILLCSIPRVLKHIASRERDYNDIDDEDPFNPRARRAVARGRSSSQAHVPSFCSYSSRESQSSLHLPPPTATNAPIAEYMNQSMLFGGNPRYENVPLIGSGRSSPPPSYSPSSRSTYLSVTDSQIRHFGTDLPV from the exons ATGAAAACTATCGCAAGGCTCTTCAAATATGGTTTTCGATTCCAAACCcaagttctcccaggtagttcaGTAATTACCGATTCTGATCAGGCACAGAGGTTTCAAACTTGGCTCACGGGTAAAGGAAGACTGGAAAATGAGCAGTGCCTGAGATTGTTG tcaCTAATCGTCCTGACCTGCATGGCCGCCATCGGCCTGGGATTCAACCTGCTGCTCCTCGCTGCCTACCTTACCTGCGTGTGCTGCTGCCGGAAGGACGAGGATGACGAGGAGAGTAAGAGGCCCAGCTCCCGATGCGTCAGCTGGGTCTCCGTGCTGGCTGGGCTCGCCATCTG TTGTGCTGTAGGCGTGGGTTTCTATGGAAACAGTGAAGCCAACGATGGGGTGTACCAGCTGACCCATTCTCTCTACCAAGCCAATCACACGTTGGATGGCATCGACCGATTG GTGTCTGGCACAATTGGTAGCATAGAAGGCGGGCTGAAGCAGCACCTGGGCCGCTTGGACGAGATCTTCGCCGTGCGCGAGGACTATGTACGGACGCTGCGCTTCATGCAGCAGACAGCCGACAGCGTCGTCGTGCAGCTAAGGGGACTCCCGGACCTGGGTCAGGCCAAGCTGGACCTGTCCATGATCGCCGAGCACACCTTGTACTGGGAGTATCGCAG ACTGACGGTGTTCGGAGTGCTGACGCTGGTGGTGAGCTGGGCCTCTCTCGGAGCGGACGCGGCCATCGCCGTG GGAACAAGTGACTTCTGTGTTTCGCCTGACAAGTTCATAGTCAACCAGACCGAGGACTTTGTCCCAGCCG ATATTACTCACTACTACCTGTACTGCAGTCCAAGTCTCCTAAACCCCTTTCAAAAG TTGCTGACCATCTTCCAGAGGTCCCTAACCACCATGCAGACCCAAACCCAGAGCTTGCTGCAGAGTACTGCGCTACACTTCCCTACCGCACAG AGGGACCTGCTTGGGGTCCAGCAGATCCTGAACACATCTGAGTCTAGCCTGCACCAGCTGACCGCCTTGCTAGACTGCCGCAGCCTGCATAAA GACTACCTGGAAGCAGTAGTAGGCTTGTGCTATGATGGCGTGGAGGGTCTGCTCTACCTCTGCCTGTTCTCCCTGATGTCCGCTGCGGCCTTCTGCATCTTATTGTGCTCCATTCCGCGGGTCCTCAAGCACATCGCCAGCAG GGAGCGCGACTACAACGACATCGATGACGAGGACCCGTTCAACCCGCGGGCTCGCCGCGCGGTGGCTCGTGGCCGCAGCTCCAGTCAGGCCCACGTTCCCAGTTTCTGCAGCTACAGCAGCCGGGAGAGCCAAAGCAGCCTACACCTGCCCCCGCCAACCGCCACCAATGCCCCCATCGCTGAATACAT GAACCAGTCCATGTTGTTCGGGGGAAACCCTCGCTACGAGAACGTGCCTCTTATCGGGAGTGGCAGGAGCTCACCGCCGCCTTCA TACTCTCCCAGCTCGAGGTCCACCTATCTGTCCGTGACCGACAGCCAGATCCGGCACTTTGGGACGGACCTCCCAGTATAG
- the LOC125717498 gene encoding protein tweety homolog 2-like isoform X1: MKTIARLFKYGFRFQTQVLPGSSVITDSDQAQRFQTWLTGKGRLENEQCLRLLSLIVLTCMAAIGLGFNLLLLAAYLTCVCCCRKDEDDEESKRPSSRCVSWVSVLAGLAICCAVGVGFYGNSEANDGVYQLTHSLYQANHTLDGIDRLVSGTIGSIEGGLKQHLGRLDEIFAVREDYVRTLRFMQQTADSVVVQLRGLPDLGQAKLDLSMIAEHTLYWEYRRWLAYLLVLVFYLVICLAVFLGLAKQSRWLLTTLTVFGVLTLVVSWASLGADAAIAVGTSDFCVSPDKFIVNQTEDFVPADITHYYLYCSPSLLNPFQKLLTIFQRSLTTMQTQTQSLLQSTALHFPTAQRDLLGVQQILNTSESSLHQLTALLDCRSLHKDYLEAVVGLCYDGVEGLLYLCLFSLMSAAAFCILLCSIPRVLKHIASRERDYNDIDDEDPFNPRARRAVARGRSSSQAHVPSFCSYSSRESQSSLHLPPPTATNAPIAEYMNQSMLFGGNPRYENVPLIGSGRSSPPPSYSPSSRSTYLSVTDSQIRHFGTDLPV; this comes from the exons ATGAAAACTATCGCAAGGCTCTTCAAATATGGTTTTCGATTCCAAACCcaagttctcccaggtagttcaGTAATTACCGATTCTGATCAGGCACAGAGGTTTCAAACTTGGCTCACGGGTAAAGGAAGACTGGAAAATGAGCAGTGCCTGAGATTGTTG tcaCTAATCGTCCTGACCTGCATGGCCGCCATCGGCCTGGGATTCAACCTGCTGCTCCTCGCTGCCTACCTTACCTGCGTGTGCTGCTGCCGGAAGGACGAGGATGACGAGGAGAGTAAGAGGCCCAGCTCCCGATGCGTCAGCTGGGTCTCCGTGCTGGCTGGGCTCGCCATCTG TTGTGCTGTAGGCGTGGGTTTCTATGGAAACAGTGAAGCCAACGATGGGGTGTACCAGCTGACCCATTCTCTCTACCAAGCCAATCACACGTTGGATGGCATCGACCGATTG GTGTCTGGCACAATTGGTAGCATAGAAGGCGGGCTGAAGCAGCACCTGGGCCGCTTGGACGAGATCTTCGCCGTGCGCGAGGACTATGTACGGACGCTGCGCTTCATGCAGCAGACAGCCGACAGCGTCGTCGTGCAGCTAAGGGGACTCCCGGACCTGGGTCAGGCCAAGCTGGACCTGTCCATGATCGCCGAGCACACCTTGTACTGGGAGTATCGCAG GTGGCTCGCTTACTTGTTGGTGCTTGTTTTCTACCTGGTCATCTGCCTGGCAGTCTTCCTGGGCCTGGCCAAACAGTCTCGCTGGCTGCTCACCAC ACTGACGGTGTTCGGAGTGCTGACGCTGGTGGTGAGCTGGGCCTCTCTCGGAGCGGACGCGGCCATCGCCGTG GGAACAAGTGACTTCTGTGTTTCGCCTGACAAGTTCATAGTCAACCAGACCGAGGACTTTGTCCCAGCCG ATATTACTCACTACTACCTGTACTGCAGTCCAAGTCTCCTAAACCCCTTTCAAAAG TTGCTGACCATCTTCCAGAGGTCCCTAACCACCATGCAGACCCAAACCCAGAGCTTGCTGCAGAGTACTGCGCTACACTTCCCTACCGCACAG AGGGACCTGCTTGGGGTCCAGCAGATCCTGAACACATCTGAGTCTAGCCTGCACCAGCTGACCGCCTTGCTAGACTGCCGCAGCCTGCATAAA GACTACCTGGAAGCAGTAGTAGGCTTGTGCTATGATGGCGTGGAGGGTCTGCTCTACCTCTGCCTGTTCTCCCTGATGTCCGCTGCGGCCTTCTGCATCTTATTGTGCTCCATTCCGCGGGTCCTCAAGCACATCGCCAGCAG GGAGCGCGACTACAACGACATCGATGACGAGGACCCGTTCAACCCGCGGGCTCGCCGCGCGGTGGCTCGTGGCCGCAGCTCCAGTCAGGCCCACGTTCCCAGTTTCTGCAGCTACAGCAGCCGGGAGAGCCAAAGCAGCCTACACCTGCCCCCGCCAACCGCCACCAATGCCCCCATCGCTGAATACAT GAACCAGTCCATGTTGTTCGGGGGAAACCCTCGCTACGAGAACGTGCCTCTTATCGGGAGTGGCAGGAGCTCACCGCCGCCTTCA TACTCTCCCAGCTCGAGGTCCACCTATCTGTCCGTGACCGACAGCCAGATCCGGCACTTTGGGACGGACCTCCCAGTATAG